The following proteins are co-located in the Macadamia integrifolia cultivar HAES 741 chromosome 3, SCU_Mint_v3, whole genome shotgun sequence genome:
- the LOC122072785 gene encoding 60S acidic ribosomal protein P1-like has protein sequence MTVGEIACTYAALLLHDDRIAVTAEKIVTVVKVVNVAVESYWPSLFAKLVEKRNIEDLITNVGFDGGGAPVAAAAPTGGAGGGAAVTAAPAVEEGRFPICKRRDRETFQETRFIKHLQFRFCF, from the exons ATGACCGTCGGAGAAATTGCTTGCACTTACGCTGCTTTGCTTCTCCATGACGACAGGATTGCCGTCACT GCGGAGAAGATCGTTACCGTGGTGAAAGTTGTGAATGTGGCGGTTGAATCCTACTGGCCGAGCTTGTTTGCTAAGCTGGTGGAAAAGAGGAATATTGAAGATCTCATTACGAATGTGGGTTTCGACGGTGGCGGTGCTCCCGTTGCTGCTGCTGCCCCAACTGGAGGCGCAGGCGGTGGTGCTGCCGTCACTGCCGCTCCTGCAGTTGAGGAGGGTCGGTTTCCTATTTGCAAAAGAAGAGACAGggaaacgtttcaagaaacaaggtttatcaaacaccttcaattccgtttttgtttctag